One Sediminicola sp. YIK13 DNA segment encodes these proteins:
- a CDS encoding CocE/NonD family hydrolase, which translates to MRKHLILLFAIFMAVSCRNVKVLEKEMPGDAKTASVETYKAKEHYNKKEVTITMRDGIKLHTTIYSPKDTSKKYPILFQRTPYSCKPYGTDEFKTQIGPNMKMMMEGNIVVYQDVRGRWNSEGVYDNMRAYIPNKKEGETDEASDTYDSIEWLVKNVDNNNGNVGIWGISYPGFYSTYSLLDAHPALKAVSPQAPIGDFYFDDFHHNGAYLLSYWRATSVFGYMKDTPTKEEWYTYPEIGTQDQYQFFLDNGPLSNLDKYYKEDNVFWQQLKEHPDYDEFWQKRGIIQHLEDIRPAVMVVGGWFDAEDLYGPLTTYSTIEKQSSNYNTIVMGPWSHGDWARNNKRQAIGNVYFGDDISKFFQENIESKFFNHFLKGEGELESELPEAYVFDTGTKDWKQFDAWPPKNTKKESYYLQPNQSLGQNEVKGNTAEEFISDPKKPVPYTEDIKVVFTPRKYMTDDQRFAARRPDVLVFETDALENPVTLAGDILAKLKVATTGTDADWVVKLIDVYPADHPDYEETQEYLKMSNYHQMVRSEVLRGRYRNDFSKPEAFVPNKETAVNIKLQDVMHTFKKGHKIQIQIQSTWFPYIDINPQTFVKNIFYAKPEDFKKQAHKVFNSSQVEFTVLE; encoded by the coding sequence ATGAGAAAACATTTAATCCTTCTATTTGCCATCTTCATGGCCGTTTCTTGTAGAAATGTCAAAGTACTGGAAAAAGAGATGCCGGGGGACGCCAAAACGGCCTCGGTAGAAACGTATAAGGCCAAGGAGCATTATAACAAAAAGGAAGTGACCATCACCATGCGGGATGGAATCAAATTACATACCACCATATATTCTCCCAAAGACACCTCCAAAAAATATCCTATCCTTTTTCAACGTACCCCATATAGTTGCAAGCCCTATGGAACTGATGAATTTAAGACACAGATAGGTCCCAACATGAAAATGATGATGGAAGGGAATATTGTAGTCTATCAGGACGTAAGGGGAAGATGGAACAGTGAGGGCGTTTATGATAATATGAGGGCCTATATTCCCAATAAAAAGGAAGGAGAGACAGATGAGGCTTCAGATACCTACGATTCTATTGAATGGTTGGTAAAAAATGTTGACAACAATAATGGTAATGTGGGCATATGGGGCATTTCTTATCCCGGCTTCTATTCTACTTATTCCTTGTTGGATGCCCACCCGGCATTAAAGGCGGTATCCCCTCAAGCACCCATAGGCGATTTTTACTTTGATGATTTTCACCATAACGGGGCTTATTTGTTGAGTTATTGGAGGGCTACTTCTGTATTTGGTTATATGAAGGATACACCAACCAAAGAAGAATGGTATACCTATCCGGAGATTGGGACACAGGATCAGTACCAGTTCTTTTTGGATAATGGACCTCTTTCCAATCTGGATAAATACTATAAAGAGGACAACGTGTTTTGGCAGCAACTAAAAGAGCACCCAGATTACGATGAGTTCTGGCAGAAAAGAGGAATCATTCAGCATTTAGAAGATATAAGGCCTGCCGTAATGGTTGTTGGTGGATGGTTTGATGCAGAGGATCTTTATGGTCCACTGACCACTTATAGCACCATAGAAAAACAAAGCTCCAATTACAACACCATCGTTATGGGTCCATGGAGCCATGGTGATTGGGCTAGGAACAACAAAAGACAGGCCATTGGAAATGTTTATTTTGGAGATGATATTTCCAAATTCTTTCAGGAAAACATTGAAAGTAAATTTTTCAACCATTTCTTAAAAGGTGAAGGGGAGCTAGAAAGTGAACTTCCAGAAGCCTATGTTTTCGATACCGGTACCAAAGATTGGAAACAGTTTGATGCCTGGCCTCCAAAAAACACCAAAAAAGAATCCTATTATCTTCAGCCCAACCAAAGTTTGGGACAAAATGAGGTAAAAGGGAATACGGCCGAGGAATTCATTAGTGATCCCAAAAAACCCGTCCCATATACAGAGGATATAAAAGTGGTATTCACCCCTAGGAAGTATATGACAGATGACCAGCGTTTTGCCGCACGTAGGCCCGATGTGCTGGTTTTTGAAACCGATGCGTTGGAAAATCCAGTGACCTTGGCAGGAGATATTCTGGCAAAATTGAAAGTAGCCACTACTGGTACGGATGCAGATTGGGTGGTGAAGTTGATTGATGTATACCCTGCAGACCATCCCGATTACGAGGAAACACAAGAGTACTTAAAAATGAGCAACTACCATCAAATGGTTCGAAGCGAAGTGCTTAGAGGGCGTTATAGAAATGATTTTTCTAAGCCGGAGGCATTTGTACCCAATAAGGAAACTGCAGTAAATATTAAGCTCCAAGATGTGATGCATACCTTTAAAAAAGGACACAAGATCCAAATACAGATTCAGAGTACCTGGTTTCCCTATATAGATATCAATCCACAGACATTCGTGAAAAATATATTTTATGCCAAACCAGAGGATTTCAAGAAGCAAGCCCATAAGGTGTTCAATAGTTCCCAGGTAGAATTCACCGTTTTAGAATAA